The following are encoded in a window of Platichthys flesus chromosome 11, fPlaFle2.1, whole genome shotgun sequence genomic DNA:
- the fam110d gene encoding protein FAM110C — translation MKPLTPIGSPSPLRLLNKGPDYLRRQIDGGGRGRSISAVERLEADKAKYVKSQQVINTKQEPVLSPCATPPPHPRRCVANPGSLTPHLPPCRSSNTPFSTLSGSFTSRDENENEDSRKENRRTSLDTETRNRSNVTKVMPPSPRTPGNHTFVAPHSAPVLRRSTGKRMMRPDSLLIYRQKKECKSPGGATVGENNNLEVKGYSFVRRLFQGSMREKSGGGEGRIQKMVIGEEKAPSRDGDSRMSWTNDKDTVDGGPGSRRSSKTDHERSPGSIPSPGFSCSLEWTKDGFTNSGSEEVIIGNNSTDHDDENDPWRRASPPPVPRRRFGQLHRSKSDMLLRCSVALSEQEHFFDFCGLDIDMIERLGRENFLSGASSIDTLSLALRSCGGSEPSEFSRHSGDGLFQEELAEQAPTGVSIIERNARVIKWLYSCKNAAKEGPKESTV, via the coding sequence ATGAAACCCCTAACACCGATTGGATCCCCCTCTCCGCTGAGGCTCCTCAACAAGGGCCCGGACTACCTGCGCCGGCAGATTGACGGCGGTGGCCGCGGTCGCTCGATCAGCGCCGTGGAGAGGCTGGAGGCGGACAAAGCCAAATATGTGAAGAGCCAGCAGGTGATCAACACCAAGCAGGAGCCGGTGCTGTCTCCCTGTGCGACGCCACCGCCGCACCCCCGCCGATGTGTCGCCAACCCCGGGAGCTTGACCCCCCATCTTCCCCCGTGTCGCTCATCCAACACCCCCTTCTCCACGCTCTCCGGCTCCTTCACCTCAAGAGACGAAAACGAAAACGAAGACTCCAGAAAGGAGAACAGACGGACTTCTCTCGACACTGAGACACGTAACAGGAGCAATGTGACCAAAGTGATGCCCCCGAGCCCCAGGACCCCGGGGAATCACACCTTCGTGGCACCACACAGCGCCCCTGTGCTCAGGAGAAGCACTGGCAAGCGCATGATGAGGCCCGACTCGCTCCTCATCTACCGGCAGAAGAAAGAGTGCAAAAGCCCCGGTGGGGCGACAGTGGGAGAGAACAATAACTTGGAGGTGAAGGGATACAGTTTTGTCCGGCGCCTCTTTCAAGGCTCCATGAGGGAAAAGAGTGGCGGAGGTGAAGGCAGAATTCAGAAAATGGTGATCGGTGAAGAAAAGGCACCATCACGGGACGGAGACTCCCGCATGTCCTGGACCAATGACAAAGACACAGTGGACGGTGGACCAGGGAGCCGGAGGTCGAGTAAAACGGACCACGAACGCAGCCCGGGCTCGATCCCCAGTCCTGGGTTCAGCTGCTCACTTGAATGGACTAAGGATGGATTTACAAATAGTGGCAGTGAGGAGGTCATTATTGGAAACAACTCAACCGACCACGATGACGAGAACGACCCGTGGAGGCGGGCGTCTCCGCCACCGGTCCCCAGGAGGAGGTTTGGGCAGCTGCATCGCTCCAAGTCGGACATGCTTCTGCGCTGCTCCGTGGCGTTGTCAGAGCAGGAGCACTTCTTTGACTTCTGCGGGCTGGACATCGACATGATCGAGCGTCTGGGCCGGGAGAACTTCCTCTCCGGGGCCAGCTCCATAGACACACTCTCGTTGGCCCTCCGCAGTTGCGGCGGCTCGGAGCCCAGCGAGTTCTCCCGACACTCGGGAGACGGCCTGTTCCAGGAGGAGCTGGCTGAGCAGGCTCCCACCGGTGTGTCGATCATCGAGAGAAACGCTCGGGTCATAAAGTGGCTTTACAGCTGCAAGAACGCTGCTAAAGAGGGACCCAAAGAGTCGACTGTTTAG